The following are encoded in a window of Chionomys nivalis chromosome X, mChiNiv1.1, whole genome shotgun sequence genomic DNA:
- the Rpl36a gene encoding 60S ribosomal protein L36a, with amino-acid sequence MVAVSHGSEEVHPGTAYKLPFLAFPLSFCADIAPANMVNVPKTRRTFCKKCGKHQPHKVTQYKKGKDSLYAQGKRRYDRKQSGYGGQTKPIFRKKAKTTKKIVLRLECVEPNCRSKRMLAIKRCKHFELGGDKKRKGQVIQF; translated from the exons ATGGTAGCTGTCTCCCACGGCTCTGAGGAAGTGCACCCAGGCACCGCCTATAAACTTCCGTTTCTggccttccctctttctttctgtgccgATATCGCACCCGCCAACATG GTGAACGTTCCTAAGACCCGCCGGACATTCTGCAAGAAATGTGGCAAGCACCAACCCCACAAAGTGACCCAGTACAAGAAGGGCAAAGATTCTTTGTATGCCCAGG GAAAGCGGCGTTATGACAGGAAACAGAGTGGCTATGGTGGGCAGACTAAGCCTATTTTCCGCaaaaag GCGAAAACTACAAAGAAGATTGTGCTGAGACTGGAATGTGTGGAGCCCAACTGCAGATCTAAGAGGATGCTGGCTATTAAGAGATGCAAGCATTTTGAACTGGGTggtgataagaagagaaag GGCCAAGTGATCCAGTTCTAA